In a single window of the Desulfovibrio mangrovi genome:
- the rpmI gene encoding 50S ribosomal protein L35, whose translation MPKIKTKRCAAKRFSVTGSGKFRRRKQNLRHILTKKSAKRKMNLGQSAIVDATNEKAVRRMMPYA comes from the coding sequence ATGCCCAAGATTAAAACCAAGCGTTGCGCTGCAAAGCGTTTCTCTGTGACCGGCAGCGGCAAGTTCCGCCGTCGCAAGCAGAACCTGCGTCACATCCTGACGAAGAAGAGTGCGAAGCGTAAGATGAATCTCGGTCAGTCCGCTATCGTGGACGCAACCAACGAGAAGGCAGTACGCCGCATGATGCCCTACGCCTAA